ATACTAAGAAAACAGATAAAAGGAGGATTTAATGAGATATCAAGGAGCAGTATATCGACCACCAAGTGAGGCATATAGTCTTATAATACAAGTTACTTTGGGATGTTCCCATAATAAATGTACTTTTTGTAAAATGTTTAAAGATAAAAAATTTAAAATCAGAAAATATGAGGATATTATAGAAGATTTAATCTCTGCACGAAAATATTATAAAAGAGTAGATAGGATATTTCTAGCTGATGGTGATGCGTTGATTTTAAAAACAGAGGATTTAGAAAAAATCCTTTTAAAAATAAAAGAATTGTTTCCAGAATGTAGACGTGTTGGAATTTACGGTACACCTGGAGATATCATGAGAAAATCTATAGATGAACTCAAGAGATTAAAAGAGCTAGGATTAAAAATATTATATCTTGGTGTAGAATCAGGTAGTGATAATATTCTTAAAAAGATCAATAAAGGGGCTACATCTGATGAAATGATATTAGCAGGAAAAAAAGTTATGGAATCTGGCATCAAACTGTCCATAACGATTATTTCTGGACTTGGCGGTATATCTATGTGGGAAGAACATGCCAAAGAAACTGGTAGAGTTATAAGTGCCATAAATCCTGATTATTTAGGTTTACTTACTTTATTGGTAGAACCCAATACAGAATTATATGATGAAGTTCAAAGAGGACAATTCAAACTTCTTTCTCCTAAAGAAATAGTTGCAGAGACAAAACTATTATTAGAACATTTAAATGTATCTAATTGTATATTTAGAAGTAATCATGCATCAAATTATATACCTCTAGCAGGTACATTACCACAAGACAAAGAAAATTTAATATCTCTTCTAAATGAAGCTCTCAATAGTGAATTTGACTATAGAGATGAACACTTTAGAAGACTTTAAAAAATAACAATATCTTTTACTAAGAATGTCTCATATTATTAACAATCATGTATTTATAATAAAAGAAAAGTTAGTAGGTATTAGTTAGTAGTTTAATGATAAAATCCATAGGGCTTCCACTATAAACTACTAACTACGTACTACCAACTACTAACTATATTCACAATCAATCCCTGTTTTTCCCATTATTCTAAATTTATCATATCTTCTTTTCATTAATTCTTCAACACGCAATTTTTTCAAATCTACTATCTCTTTTATTAAGTATTTTTTTACTTCGTAAGATATAAAGTCTATATCTTTATGGGCCCCACCTAATGGCTCCTTTATGACCTTATCTATTACTCCCAATTTCATAATATCTCGGGCAGTTAATTTCATAACCTCTGAAGCCTTTTTAGAAAGCTTGGCATCTTTCCAGAGTATACTTGCCAATCCCTCTGGAGATATAACTGAGTATATGGAGTTTTCCAGCATTGCTATACTATCAGCTATAGCTAGTCCCAATGCACCACCACTTCCTCCTTCTCCTATTACTACTGATACAATCGGCACCTTCAATGTACTCATTTCCATAAGATTTACAGCTATTGCCTGCCCTTGTCCCCTTTCTTCTGCACCTAAACCACAATATGCACCTGGAGTGTCAATTAAGGTTATAATGGGTCTATTAAATTTTTCTGCCTGTTTCATAAGTCTTAATGCCTTCCTATATCCTTCAGGATGAGACATACCAAACTTCCTAGTGATATTTTCTTTGGTATCCTTACCCTTTTGATGTCCTATAATAGTAACAGCAATATCATCAATATACCCTATTCCTCCTATTACAGCACTGTCATCACCATATGCCCTATCTCCATGAAATTCAATAAAATCTGTGCATATATTATTAATATAATCTAAAGTTGTAGGTCTATCAATCCTTCTAGCCAATTGAACCCTTTGCCATGATGAAAGATTATTATATGTATTTTCCTTCATCTCAATTAGTTTTTCCCTCATTTTTTTTATTTCCATAGATAAGTCCATATCATTTTGACTAGATATACTTTCCAGCTCTTTTATTTTCTCCTCTAATGCTATAAGGGGTTTTTCAAAATCCATTGCATTATTCATTGTATGCACCCCCATATCCATGTATTTTCAATATCTTAAATAATATATCTTTTAGATCTTTTCTGTGAACAACTTTGTCCACAAATCCCTTTTCCTTAAGAAATTCAGCCCTTTGAAATCCCTCAGGAAGTTTTTTCTTTATTGTTTGCTCAATAACTCTAGGACCTGCAAATCCTATTAATGCACCCGGCTCAGATAATATTATATCTCCTAACATGGCAAAACTAGCAGTAACCCCTCCAGTAGTAGGATCAGTAAAAACAGACACATACAATAATCCTTTATCAGATAATCGCTTTAATGCTGCAGATGTCTTGGCCATTTGCATAAGAGATAGTATCCCTTCTTGCATTCTAGCTCCTCCCGAAGCCGAACATATAATTATGGGTAATTCTTCTTTCATAGCCCTTTCTATGGCCATGGTAATCTTTTCTCCCACTACTATTCCCATACTACCCATTATAAAATCAGATTCCATAATACATATAACAGTATCTATTCCATTTATTTGTCCAATACCACTAATAACCCCTTCATCGAGTCCAGTTTTATTTTTAGCATTAGTTATTTTTTCTTCATAACCTGGAAAATCTAATGGATTATCATCATTTAAATTTTCTTCAAAACATATAAAAGAATCCTCATCTATTAGTATATTTATTCTATCCATTGCACTTACTTTATAATGGAATCCACAATTATCACATGTATTCAAATGAGTTTTTAGTATATCTGTATTTAATTTTTTTCCACATTTTTTACATAATATTTCACCTTTGGATAGAGGAGCTTGTTTATTGGTGCTTAAAGGTTTAGTTTTAATTTCTGTATTCTGCTTAGTTTGGGCTATATCCATAGTAGCATATTTTTTCTTTTTAAATAAGTCTTTTATCATATGATACCTCCTCCTTCCAATAATTTGTCATTAATAAAGGAAGTATTTATTTCATTTTTTATATAATATTCATTAGACATAATTATCTTATGGAATCTGAGATTAGTTTTTACTCCTTCAATAACAGTTTCGTCTAATACCCTCTTCATTCTTGATATAGCTTCTTCTCTATTGTTTCCCCAAACAATAAGCTTACCAATCATAGAGTCATAATAGGGTGGTATCTTATATCCACTATATATATGGGTATCTACCCTTACACCCATGCCCCCAGGAGAATAAAATATATCTATAGTTCCTGGTACTGGCCTAAAATTCTTTTCTATATCCTCTGCATTTATCCTACACTCTATGGCATGACCTGTAAGTTTAATATCTTTTTGCTTATAAGAAATTTTTTCTCCATTTGCTATTCTAATCTGCTCTTTTACTATATCTATATTACTAACTAATTCTGTAACTGGATGTTCCACTTGTATTCTAGTATTCATCTCTATAAAATAAAAATCATGATTTTTATCTAATAAAAACTCTACAGTGCCTACACTTATATAATCAACTGCTTTTGCTGCTTTTATTGCTGCTTTACCCATATCTCTTCTCAATTCATGGTTTATGACTAAAGAAGGTGCTTCTTCAATTACTTTTTGATTTCTTCTCTGCAATGAACAATCTCTGTCTCCTAAATGCACTACATTGCCATATCTATCTGCCAATATTTGAAATTCTATATGCCTAGGGTCTTCTATATACTTTTCTATATACATCCCATCATCACCAAAAGCTGCTAAAGATTCAGATTTAGCCATAGCAAAAAATTTATCGAACTCTTCTGCATCTTTTGCTATTCTCATACCTCTACCGCCACCACCACTGGCTGCTTTTATCATAACAGGAAACCCTATATCCTTTGCAGTTTCTAGTGCCTTACTTTTATCATTAGTTGAACTTTCAGAACCTGGGATAACTGGAACACCATTTTTCATCATTATTTCTCTAGCCACTGATTTATTTCCCATCATGCTTATGTGTTCCCCTTTAGGTCCTATAAATACAATATTATTGTCTTCACACATCTTTGCAAATTTAGGGTTTTCAGATAAAAACCCATAACCAGGGTGTATTGCATCACAGTTCTTAGCTAAAGCCGCACTTATTATATTTTCCATTTTTAAATAACTTTTAGTAGATGAAGGAGGGCCTATACATATAGATTCATCTGCCATATGTACATGTAATGAATCCATATCCGCCTGAGAATATATAGCAACTGTAGCTATACCCATTTCTTTACAAGCTCTTATTATTCTTACAGCAATTTCTCCTCTATTTGCTATTAGAATTTTATTTAACATAAAATATTTACCCCCTAATTTTCATAAGTGGTTGGCCATATTCTACCACATCTTCATTTTCTACTAATACTTCAACTATTTCTCCATTTATTTCACTTTGTATTTCATTCATCATTTTCATAGCTTCAATTATACACAACGTATCTCCTTTGCTAACCTGATGGCCAATCTTCACAAACGGATCATCTTCAGGACTTGACGCTGCATAAAATGTGCCCACTATTGGAGATTTTACTATGTATAAATCCTCCATTTCTTTTTCATTTATTTCTTTATCTGTTTTTTCTTTTACTGTTTTTGTTTCTGATTCTACATTTTCCTTATTTTTGTAGTCTTCTTTTTCTTTAAAAATATTTATTTTTATATCATCCATTTCTATATTCACTTGTTTTATACTGGTTTTATCCACTGTTAAAATCAATTCTCTCAAATCTTTGAAATCCACAATAACTCCTCCTATTAACGGTAAGTTTTATTATCTGGTACTAATATTTGATACTATTATAACATAAGATGGTATTTTTGCAAATAAAAAAGCTTCGATTAAGATCGAAGCCCTTGATTAGTAAAAGGTGTATTCCATTTATTAACGAATACATAGTCATTCACATTTTTTTTAGGATTATGTCCTTTAATCTCTGTACCTTCTCCTATTGGCGTCATTGCTACTACTCTATAGTCATTAGGTATTGATAATATCTCTCTTATTTTGTCCTCATCTATAGATGCTATCCAGCATGTTCCATAGCCTTCGTTTGTAGCAGCCAACACAAAATGTTCCATAGCTATTGCACTATCTACTAAATAATACTGTCTATCTGCAACAACTCCTGAACTTGCAGGGTCTGCTACTACTACTGCAACCATAGGCGCTTCCGCTATAGCATTAGATGCCTCTGTAGTATCATTTATTACTGTCTTTGATAATTCTTCTTTTTTCAATTGATCGTCTACAAGTAAAAATTTATAAGATGACTTATCCTTCCACGATGGAGACATCATAGCAGCATTAATCATTCTAGCAAGTTTATCTTGTTTCAATGGAATATTCTTATATTTTTTTACACTAACCCTATTCTCAACCACATCATAAAATTGCATATTGTAGCACTTCCTTTCTAAGTATTTAACTCATATCTTATTTTTTACATAAACAAATAATTTATTCTGATTGGCATATGTTTTTTGTTTCCTTTATTAGATTTTTAAATAACTGTAATGCTTTAAAACCCATATATATTGTTATATAATAATGTGATAGAATTTTAATAACAAAATTTTCTATTAAAATATATTTTTGTACTAATTTCAATAAATAACATTTTACATAAAAACATTTTAGAGGAGGCTGTATATTTTGAATATCGCAATAGTAGGTGCAGGAAAGGGTGGAAAAGCCTTACTGCAATCATTGACAAAAATAGAGGATATATCAGTATCTATAATAATAGACACAAATATTAATGCACTAGGTATATCATTAGCTAAAAAGTTAGGAGTCAAATATTCCAACGATTTAAACGATATGGAATGTATTAATTTAGATATGATAATTGAAGCTACTGGAAATTCTGATCTAGTAAAAAAACTTAATAATGAATTCAGTAACAAATGTAAAATAATTGATTCCCATGGAGCATATCTAATAATGACTCTAGTTGAAAAAAATAATCAAACCTTAGATAATTTGAATAGACATTTAGACTTAATTAATGATGCATCCTCTCATATTGAAACACAATTGATCAATATAAACACTTCTGTAGAACGTATTTATAATGTTAGTGAAAATCTGATTAATACCGCTGAAATTTCCAGTAAATACATAGAAAAAAGTGATAAAATTATTCAATATGTCAATAAAATAGCTAAGCAAACAAAAATATTAGGATTAAACGCCAATATAGAAGCTACTAGAGCTGGAGAACATGGAAAAGGTTTTTCTGTAGTTGCCAATGAAATACAAAAGATGGCATCAAGTAGCGAAGAATTTGCTAGTGAAATAAATGACATTTTGATGCATCTCTCAGAAGAAATTAAAAATATTAATAAAGAAACTGATAGCTTAAATACTTTATCTCAAAATCAGCTTAATTCTTCAGAACAAGTAAGTGCTCAAATCAAGAGGTTAAACAGTCAAAAAGAAAATTTATCCATGTTTTAAAAAACATCTTTAGGGTAAAAATAAATAAATGCTCATTGGAGGAGGAATTTTATTGTCAAAGTCATTTGATGGAAAAAAACTCATTAAAACTATTATTTTAACAGAAAAAAAAATTTCTGATCTTTATGAATCGCTATCTGAAAAGACCAAAGACAAAAAGGCTGCAAATTTATTTAAAACCCTAGCCAAAGATGAAAAAAGACATCAAAAAATATATCAGTCTTTACTTAACAAACTTCCTAATCAAGGTATTATAGAACTAGATGACAATGATGCAGACTATATAGACTTACTTATAGAAACTAATATATTTAAAAATGAAGAGCTAAAAAAAAGCTATTCAAAATTAGATGCTTTAGAAATTGCTGAAAAAGTAGAAAGAGACGGTATACTATTTATAAATGAATTAAAGAATCTATATCCCGATTTGGCAAAGGATCAAATTAAAATTATTTTAACAGAAGAAAAAAAACATTTAAAACTAGTACTAGATAAAAAATTATACTCCACATCTTCATCTCTAATGTTATAGTCATAAAAACACTGATTTTAAAATCAGTGTTTTTATTTTCCTTTATATATTCCAGGAAGTATTACTTTAAAATAGTTTTTCTTTGCAGAACTAATAAACTTAACTTTTCCCCATCCTTCAAAGGCATTTTTAATTCTGTTAAGACCTGTTCCTGTCTTTATAAATCTTCCCTTATCATCTAAAACTAAGATTCTCTGATATAGCCAATTATTTCTTCTAAATGGATTTCTCTCTGAAATCATGTTATTAATTCTATCATTATAAGATACACTACCTGGGTTGCTGATCTCTACAGCACTTCTAGATATATTAACTACTATTTCCCTTTTGTAGTCAAAATAATCTCTATGTATTAGAGCATTAGATAAACATTCATTTAATCCACCCATGGGATAATTATATTTATCTAAAAGTGTAGTTAAAAATTCTGTACTATTATCTAAAATTTCTAGAATATTACCATTAAATTTTTCAGCAATTTCCTCATCCTCTTTTTCATATATAAGTTTTAATCCCGTATGTGGCAAATAAATTTGAGGGTTTTTACAGAATAACAATAATCCACCAACGGTAGGACAGTAATTGTTACTATCTTCATCCATATGTATTATACCTAAATTACTTAATATAAGCTCATCATATTCATGATTAGAAGTTATTTTCTCTATATATTTTTCTATGGTAGTTTTATCTAGTACATCTATACCTACATTATATACAGGTATTAACTCATTATTTATAACCCCTGATTTTTGAAACATATTTGCAATCTCATCTCTTCTGGCCACATCTGTAGTTGACCCTCGCCTTATATAAAATGCCCCTGTTTGAAGCATCTGATGAGGTTTTTTTCTACTTCTAAAGATAGTAATAACAGAAACCGTCTTTTCTTCTATATTAAAAAATTCTACTCTTATATTTACAGGTGGATCACATCTAGAGCCTATTATTTGCTGTATTCTTTCCTCATTTATATTATTGGAATCTATCCCTACTATATCTTTAGTTTTGTCCTTTACTCCTATTATAAGATGTCCCCTCCCCCCTTGGCTATTAGCTATGGCAATTACATCCTTTACCAACTCTTTTTTATCCGATTCTGTTTCTAAGTCTAGCATCTCTTTATAATCCAATTTAGGTCCTTCCCCTTTGTTCAATAAAAGCTCTAATTTGCTTAAATCCAAATTAAATCCCCCTCATATCCATATGTTTTTTATCAAATCCTACTAACATAGCTAATACTAGTTTCTTTATCTGGCTTTATGAAAACATTTTATATAATTATACACCTTTTATTTCTTTTATATGCCCTTTATAA
This DNA window, taken from Clostridiisalibacter paucivorans DSM 22131, encodes the following:
- a CDS encoding acetyl-CoA carboxylase biotin carboxylase subunit, whose protein sequence is MLNKILIANRGEIAVRIIRACKEMGIATVAIYSQADMDSLHVHMADESICIGPPSSTKSYLKMENIISAALAKNCDAIHPGYGFLSENPKFAKMCEDNNIVFIGPKGEHISMMGNKSVAREIMMKNGVPVIPGSESSTNDKSKALETAKDIGFPVMIKAASGGGGRGMRIAKDAEEFDKFFAMAKSESLAAFGDDGMYIEKYIEDPRHIEFQILADRYGNVVHLGDRDCSLQRRNQKVIEEAPSLVINHELRRDMGKAAIKAAKAVDYISVGTVEFLLDKNHDFYFIEMNTRIQVEHPVTELVSNIDIVKEQIRIANGEKISYKQKDIKLTGHAIECRINAEDIEKNFRPVPGTIDIFYSPGGMGVRVDTHIYSGYKIPPYYDSMIGKLIVWGNNREEAISRMKRVLDETVIEGVKTNLRFHKIIMSNEYYIKNEINTSFINDKLLEGGGII
- a CDS encoding nitroreductase family protein; this translates as MQFYDVVENRVSVKKYKNIPLKQDKLARMINAAMMSPSWKDKSSYKFLLVDDQLKKEELSKTVINDTTEASNAIAEAPMVAVVVADPASSGVVADRQYYLVDSAIAMEHFVLAATNEGYGTCWIASIDEDKIREILSIPNDYRVVAMTPIGEGTEIKGHNPKKNVNDYVFVNKWNTPFTNQGLRS
- a CDS encoding RNA-binding domain-containing protein, which encodes MDLSKLELLLNKGEGPKLDYKEMLDLETESDKKELVKDVIAIANSQGGRGHLIIGVKDKTKDIVGIDSNNINEERIQQIIGSRCDPPVNIRVEFFNIEEKTVSVITIFRSRKKPHQMLQTGAFYIRRGSTTDVARRDEIANMFQKSGVINNELIPVYNVGIDVLDKTTIEKYIEKITSNHEYDELILSNLGIIHMDEDSNNYCPTVGGLLLFCKNPQIYLPHTGLKLIYEKEDEEIAEKFNGNILEILDNSTEFLTTLLDKYNYPMGGLNECLSNALIHRDYFDYKREIVVNISRSAVEISNPGSVSYNDRINNMISERNPFRRNNWLYQRILVLDDKGRFIKTGTGLNRIKNAFEGWGKVKFISSAKKNYFKVILPGIYKGK
- a CDS encoding acetyl-CoA carboxylase carboxyltransferase subunit alpha — protein: MNNAMDFEKPLIALEEKIKELESISSQNDMDLSMEIKKMREKLIEMKENTYNNLSSWQRVQLARRIDRPTTLDYINNICTDFIEFHGDRAYGDDSAVIGGIGYIDDIAVTIIGHQKGKDTKENITRKFGMSHPEGYRKALRLMKQAEKFNRPIITLIDTPGAYCGLGAEERGQGQAIAVNLMEMSTLKVPIVSVVIGEGGSGGALGLAIADSIAMLENSIYSVISPEGLASILWKDAKLSKKASEVMKLTARDIMKLGVIDKVIKEPLGGAHKDIDFISYEVKKYLIKEIVDLKKLRVEELMKRRYDKFRIMGKTGIDCEYS
- a CDS encoding ferritin-like domain-containing protein, with the protein product MSKSFDGKKLIKTIILTEKKISDLYESLSEKTKDKKAANLFKTLAKDEKRHQKIYQSLLNKLPNQGIIELDDNDADYIDLLIETNIFKNEELKKSYSKLDALEIAEKVERDGILFINELKNLYPDLAKDQIKIILTEEKKHLKLVLDKKLYSTSSSLML
- a CDS encoding radical SAM protein; the encoded protein is MRYQGAVYRPPSEAYSLIIQVTLGCSHNKCTFCKMFKDKKFKIRKYEDIIEDLISARKYYKRVDRIFLADGDALILKTEDLEKILLKIKELFPECRRVGIYGTPGDIMRKSIDELKRLKELGLKILYLGVESGSDNILKKINKGATSDEMILAGKKVMESGIKLSITIISGLGGISMWEEHAKETGRVISAINPDYLGLLTLLVEPNTELYDEVQRGQFKLLSPKEIVAETKLLLEHLNVSNCIFRSNHASNYIPLAGTLPQDKENLISLLNEALNSEFDYRDEHFRRL
- the accD gene encoding acetyl-CoA carboxylase, carboxyltransferase subunit beta gives rise to the protein MIKDLFKKKKYATMDIAQTKQNTEIKTKPLSTNKQAPLSKGEILCKKCGKKLNTDILKTHLNTCDNCGFHYKVSAMDRINILIDEDSFICFEENLNDDNPLDFPGYEEKITNAKNKTGLDEGVISGIGQINGIDTVICIMESDFIMGSMGIVVGEKITMAIERAMKEELPIIICSASGGARMQEGILSLMQMAKTSAALKRLSDKGLLYVSVFTDPTTGGVTASFAMLGDIILSEPGALIGFAGPRVIEQTIKKKLPEGFQRAEFLKEKGFVDKVVHRKDLKDILFKILKIHGYGGAYNE
- the accB gene encoding acetyl-CoA carboxylase biotin carboxyl carrier protein; translated protein: MDFKDLRELILTVDKTSIKQVNIEMDDIKINIFKEKEDYKNKENVESETKTVKEKTDKEINEKEMEDLYIVKSPIVGTFYAASSPEDDPFVKIGHQVSKGDTLCIIEAMKMMNEIQSEINGEIVEVLVENEDVVEYGQPLMKIRG
- a CDS encoding methyl-accepting chemotaxis protein, giving the protein MNIAIVGAGKGGKALLQSLTKIEDISVSIIIDTNINALGISLAKKLGVKYSNDLNDMECINLDMIIEATGNSDLVKKLNNEFSNKCKIIDSHGAYLIMTLVEKNNQTLDNLNRHLDLINDASSHIETQLININTSVERIYNVSENLINTAEISSKYIEKSDKIIQYVNKIAKQTKILGLNANIEATRAGEHGKGFSVVANEIQKMASSSEEFASEINDILMHLSEEIKNINKETDSLNTLSQNQLNSSEQVSAQIKRLNSQKENLSMF